A genomic region of Pristiophorus japonicus isolate sPriJap1 chromosome 20, sPriJap1.hap1, whole genome shotgun sequence contains the following coding sequences:
- the cdk9 gene encoding cyclin-dependent kinase 9, which produces MMARCPDGGMSVRLSADMAKYCEALDFQFCDEVLKYERLAKIGQGTFGEVFKARHRQTGKKVALKKVLMENEKEGFPITALREIKILQLLKHENVVNLIEICRTKATQYNRYKGSIFLVFDFCEHDLAGLLSNANVKFTLAEIKKVMQMLLNGLYYIHRNKILHRDMKAANVLITRDGVLKLADFGLARAFSLAKNSQPNRYTNRVVTLWYRPPELLLGERDYGPPIDLWGAGCIMAEMWTRSPIMQGNTEQHQLTLISQLCGSITAEVWPNVEKYELYQKLDLPKGQKRKVKDRLKAYVKDPYALDLIDKLLVLDPTQRIDSDDALNHDFFWTDPMPSDLKNMLSTHNQSMFEYLAPPRRRGSHMPQQSANQNKNPAAANQTEFDRVF; this is translated from the exons ATGATGGCGCGGTGCCCGGATGGCGGGATGAGTGTCCGGCTCAGCGCCGATATGGCCAAGTATTGTGAAGCGTTGGATTTCCAGTTCTGCGACGAGGTGTTGAAGTACGAGAGGCTGGCGAAGATCGGGCAGGGCACCTTCGG GGAGGTATTTAAAGCTCGCCATCGACAGACAGGCAAAAAAGTGGCTTTGAAGAAAGTTCTGATGGAAAATGAAAAGGAAGGG TTTCCCATCACGGCCCTGAGAGAGATAAAAATCCTGCAACTGCTGAAGCATGAAAATGTGGTGAACCTTATTGAGATCTGCCGCACTAAAG CCACACAGTATAACCGCTACAAGGGCAGCATCTTCCTGGTATTTGACTTCTGTGAGCACGACCTTGCTGGACTGCTCAGCAACGCCAATGTGAAGTTCACGTTGGCAGAAATCAAGAAGGTGATGCAGATGTTGCTGAATGGGCTCTACTACATCCATCGGAACAAG ATCTTGCATCGAGATATGAAAGCAGCCAACGTCCTGATCACTCGGGATGGTGTGTTGAAACTGGCCGACTTTGGCCTAGCTCGAGCGTTTAGTCTGGCCAAGAACAGCCAGCCAAATCGCTATACCAACAGGGTAGTGACCCTGTGGTACCGGCCACCGGAGCTCCTGCTAG gTGAGCGAGATTATGGACCACCCATAGATCTGTGGGGAGCTGGGTGCATCATGGCCGAGATGTGGACTCGGAGTCCAATAATGCAGGGCAACACAGAGCAGCATCAGTTAACACTGATCAGTCAGCTCTGTGGCTCCATCACAGCGGAG GTTTGGCCTAATGTTGAAAAGTATGAACTCTACCAAAAGCTGGACTTGCCCAAAGGTCAGAAGCGAAAGGTCAAAGACCGGCTGAAGGCCTATGTGAAGGACCCTTACGCACTGGACCTCATTGACAAGCTGCTTGTCCTCGACCCTACCCAGAGGATTGACAGCGACGATGCACTTAATCACGATTTCTTCTGGACTGATCCCATGCCTTCTGACCTCAAAAACATGCTGTCGACGCACAACCAGTCGATGTTCGAATACTTGGCCCCTCCCAGGAGGCGCGGTAGTCACATGCCTCAGCAATCAGCCAATCAGAACAAGAATCCCGCTGCCGCCAACCAGACAGAGTTTGACCGAGTGTTCTGA